From the Chrysiogenia bacterium genome, the window CTCAGGCTCTTGGGTTCGAGAATGAGCGTGAGCGTATACCCGCCGCGCTGATCGAGCGGCGTGAGGCTCAGCCGGTAGCGCCCGTCAGCATCGATCATGCCTTCTTTGGGGGCAGCAATCTTGAAGGCCTTGTCGAGCTTTCCCAGGCCCTGCAGGAAGTCGTTGGGCGTGGGAGATTCGAAGGCTTGCGTGAGCTTCTTGATGGCGACGAATTTCTCGGTGGAGTTGTAGTAGTAGAACTTTTCGCCGTCGGAGACGAAGGCCTGTACCACAGGCGTGGCATAGTCCCAGCGCATCTGACCGGGCTTCTTGAACTTCACCGTGCCCGAGGCCTTGCGCGTGCGGCGCGAGCCGAGCACCTGGGATTCCTGCTCGAAGTCGGCCGAGAGATCGCCCACTTTTTCGTAGTGGGCCTGCACGGACTTCACCAGTTCGTCGAGCGAGGGAGCCTGCGCGCGGGCGCCGGTTGCGACCATCGTTGCCGCAGCCCAGAGCGCCGCAATCGTCGTCATGTGCTTGAGTTTCATAGTCCCAAGCCTACGGCTGCTTGCGCGCCAAGGCAACGGCCCGGCCATGAAGATTCATTCACTTAGTAATGATGAGGCTGCGTGCGCTCACGCCGGCCTTTGCGCCCCCGGGAAGCGCCACCTGCCCTTCCCCGCTGGCCAGCAATTCCTCCAGAGCATCCACCTGCCGCGCGCTCGCGCGGCGGGCACCGGCGAGATCGCCCAGCACCTGCCGCCAGAGCTCGCGCCGGACCGGGGCTGCCAGTTTCCCAAGCGCCGCAAGGCTGTAGCGCCGCTTTTCCGCCGCCTGCTTTTCGATCTTTTTCCGAGCCTTCGCCGCCTCCGCCCCGATGAAATCCGCGATTTCTGCGGACTCGGCGCCGACCCTCGCCAGGGCCTCCCCCACCGGGCGGCGCAGCTCGCGCTCGATGACCGGGATGATGTTACGGCGGATGCGGTTTCGCTCGGCAGCATCGGAGGCGTTGCTTGGATCTTCGCGCCAGTCCTGCGCGAGGCTTTCAAGGTAGTGAAGGATGCTCGCCCGGCTCTCTTCGATGAGCGGTCGCACGAATGGCTCGCGCACCGCCGGAATTCCCGCCAGCCCCGAGGCCGGCGCGCCGCGCGCCAGGCGCGCCAGCACGGTCTCTGCCTGGTCGTCGGCGTGGTGGGCCAGCGCGACCCACTTGGCGCCGCGGCGCTCGCGCTCCTTTTCGAGCAACCGGTAGCGGCCCGCCCTCGCCCGCTCGGCCAGCGCCGGGCCCTTCTTGAGCTTGAGGCGCACCACGCGGAACGGCACGCCAAGCTCCTTGCAAAGCGTGCGGCAGAACTCGGCGTCGGCGTCGGCGCTCTTTCCGCGAAGCCCGTGGTGAACATGGAGCGCGAAGAGCTCCCCCATGCGCGGCGAGAGCGCGACGAGCACCCGGAGGAGCGCCACGGAGTCGGCGCCGCCCGAGAGCGCCACGAGCCAGCCGCGCCCGCGCACG encodes:
- a CDS encoding outer membrane lipoprotein carrier protein LolA, with product MKLKHMTTIAALWAAATMVATGARAQAPSLDELVKSVQAHYEKVGDLSADFEQESQVLGSRRTRKASGTVKFKKPGQMRWDYATPVVQAFVSDGEKFYYYNSTEKFVAIKKLTQAFESPTPNDFLQGLGKLDKAFKIAAPKEGMIDADGRYRLSLTPLDQRGGYTLTLILEPKSLSLWGVAFTDAMGSVSTVRFLNLKENAGLKAEAFHFEVPEGVKVKQEF
- the tilS gene encoding tRNA lysidine(34) synthetase TilS, with product MATKPRKGPSEGPRAFERRVERMLARRGVRGRGWLVALSGGADSVALLRVLVALSPRMGELFALHVHHGLRGKSADADAEFCRTLCKELGVPFRVVRLKLKKGPALAERARAGRYRLLEKERERRGAKWVALAHHADDQAETVLARLARGAPASGLAGIPAVREPFVRPLIEESRASILHYLESLAQDWREDPSNASDAAERNRIRRNIIPVIERELRRPVGEALARVGAESAEIADFIGAEAAKARKKIEKQAAEKRRYSLAALGKLAAPVRRELWRQVLGDLAGARRASARQVDALEELLASGEGQVALPGGAKAGVSARSLIITK